Proteins encoded in a region of the Micropterus dolomieu isolate WLL.071019.BEF.003 ecotype Adirondacks linkage group LG07, ASM2129224v1, whole genome shotgun sequence genome:
- the hcn5 gene encoding potassium/sodium hyperpolarization-activated cyclic nucleotide-gated channel 2, translating to MDKLKGPAVGCTTATCGWRALLLPQLNRQSLYMYGSEMAVEKECIRQLQSGVFVIHPFSLMRSYYIMCMMAITFLNLIGIPMEIAFLDGNSGLAWEGFNVFSDTLFLIDVALNFRMGIIEEDGEEAILDIKRIRVSYLRTWFIPDVIAAFPIGYILLFADLQYHNDDNPSKTNKMMRILMFVRILSLIRLARVSRLVRFFNEVEKPLIGYWRLKSYYIMCMMAITFLNLIGIPMEIAFLDGNSGLAWEGFNVFSDTLFLIDVALNFRMGIIEEDGEEAILDIKRIRVSYLRTWFIPDVIAAFPIGYILLFADLQYHNDDNPSKTNKMMRILMFVRILSLIRLARVSRLVRFFNEVEKVSNANLEVVRLFFRILSLFMMIFLLCHWNGCIQYFVPMLEEFPTDCWVRKENLMNATVIVKYSWGVFRALSQMIALSYGSMDAPTNYVELWMVMVSMVSGCLMYTVLVANATTMIANIDPAAKEYKSKMSRLEHYMTFMKLPPELQLRINNYYQARYGGKWFHEKDVMDTVSSALKEQILMVMCSRLLRNVPMFQNRDENFINAVLLKLEYEVFLEGDAIIRQNVPGDRMFFIDHGQVLMETDSNERELCDGDFFGETCVLTKGKHLATVKALTDCQCFSLSWDDFHETLEGFPDVKKDLEKMVQLNSDCGLV from the exons ATGGACAAACTAAAAGGTCCCGCCGTAGGATGCACCACAGCCACCTGTGGATGGAGAGCCCTGCTCCTCCCGCAGCTAAACAGACAGTCCCTGTACATGTACGGCAGCGAAATGGCCGTGGAGAAGGAGTGCATACGACAGCTGCAGAGCGGAGTCTTTGTCATCCACCCGTTCAGCCTCATGag GAGTTACTACATCATGTGCATGATGGCCATCACATTTCTGAACCTGATTGGGATTCCCATGGAGATAGCGTTTCTGGACGGAAACAGCGGGCTGGCATGGGAGGGATTTAACGTGTTTTCAGACACGCTGTTCCTAATAGACGTGGCTCTGAATTTCCGAATGGGCATCATAGAAGAGGACGGCGAG GAAGCTATTCTGGATATCAAGCGGATCCGAGTCAGTTACCTGAGGACATGGTTCATACCGGACGTCATAGCTGCTTTCCCAATTGGCTACATACTGTTGTTTGCG GACTTACAATACCACAACGATGACAACCCCTCCAAGACCAACAAGATGATGAGGATACTGATGTTTGTGCGGATCCTCAGCCTGATCAGACTGGCTCGAGTGTCCAGATTGGTCAGGTTCTTCAACGAAGTGGAGAAA CCTTTAATCGGCTACTGGAGGCTGAA GAGTTACTACATCATGTGCATGATGGCCATCACATTTCTGAACCTGATTGGGATTCCCATGGAGATAGCGTTTCTGGACGGAAACAGCGGGCTGGCATGGGAGGGATTTAACGTGTTTTCAGACACGCTGTTCCTAATAGACGTGGCTCTGAATTTCCGAATGGGCATCATAGAAGAGGACGGCGAG GAAGCTATTCTGGATATCAAGCGGATCCGAGTCAGTTACCTGAGGACATGGTTCATACCGGACGTCATAGCTGCTTTCCCAATTGGCTACATACTGTTGTTTGCG GACTTACAATACCACAACGATGACAACCCCTCCAAGACCAACAAGATGATGAGGATACTGATGTTTGTGCGGATCCTCAGCCTGATCAGACTGGCTCGAGTGTCCAGATTGGTCAGGTTCTTCAACGAAGTGGAGAAA GTGTCAAATGCAAACTTGGAGGTGGTCCGGTTGTTCTTCCGCATCTTATCTCTGTTCATGATGATTTTCCTGCTGTGTCACTGGAACGGCTGCATCCAGTACTTTGTCCCTATGCTGGAGGAGTTTCCCACAGACTGCTGGGTCCGGAAAGAAAACCTGATG AATGCCACAGTGATCGTGAAGTACTCTTGGGGAGTTTTCCGAGCTCTCTCCCAAATGATTGCTCTCTCTTATGGCTCCATGGATGCACCAACAA ATTATGTTGAATTGTGGATGGTCATGGTCAGTATGGTGTCCGGCTGTCTGATGTACACCGTCCTCGTGGCCAATGCTACAACCATGATTGCCAACATTGACCCAGCAGCCAAGGAGTACAAGAGCAAG ATGAGCCGTTTGGAGCACTACATGACCTTCATGAAGCTGCCACCAGAGCTGCAGCTTCGTATCAACAACTACTACCAGGCTCGCTACGGGGGGAAGTGGTTTCATGAGAAGGACGTCATGGACACAGTGTCCTCAGCGCTTAAAGAG cAAATCTTGATGGTGATGTGCAGCCGGCTGCTAAGAAACGTGCCAATGTTTCAGAACAGAGATGAAAACTTTATCAACGCAGTCCTCCTCAAACTGGAGTATGAGGTTTTCCTAGAGGGAGATGCCATCATCCGACAGAACGTCCCAGGCGACCGCATGTTTTTCATCGACCACGGCCAGGTCCTCATGGAGACTGATTCAAACGAGAGGGAACTGTGTGATGGAGACTTTTTTGGAG AGACATGCGTGCTGACCAAAGGCAAACATCTGGCCACAGTGAAGGCACTGACCGACTGCCAATGCTTCTCTCTGTCCTGGGACGACTTTCATGAGACGCTGGAGGGCTTCCCAGATGTCAAGAAGGACTTAGAAAAAATGGTTCAGCTGAACTCGGATTGTGGACTTGTGTAA
- the LOC123974339 gene encoding cytochrome c oxidase copper chaperone, with amino-acid sequence MSTVCAASVEPAAPVTEATEQKKPLKPCCACPETKKVRDACIIEKGEESCTDLIEAHKDCMRALGFKI; translated from the exons ATGTCAACTGTGTGTGCAGCTAGCGTGGAGCCTGCTGCTCCTGTGACTGAGGCCACAGAGCAGAAGAAGCCACTGAAACCATGCTGTGCTTGTCCAGAGACAAAGAAAGTCAGGGATGCTTG TATCATtgaaaagggagaggagagctgcacAGACCTGATTGAGGCCCACAAAGATTGCATGAGGGCACTTGGATTCAAGATTTAA
- the popdc2 gene encoding popeye domain-containing 2 isoform X1: MNTANSTLLDSLFFAPLCDGWTNNTEGAIYQLGNTVLFLGYMGGSGAYGCLFIFGFLTPAFACLTLWGWMTMCGLDVFTWNLLLLLACLVQICHLLYRLHQEGMRNEELTNLYQAVYLPLGVPIHVFKEIARAFENKVVELKAGETYAVEGKTPINQLSFLLSGRINVSLEGQFLHYIHRHQFLDSPEWESLRPNEEGKFQVTLTAEEDTRYISWRRRRLYLLMSKDCYIARIFSIMLGYDIAEKLYNLNNKLYIKSGVLLDIRLPSLYHVLAPSSQGSEGGSGSCSDGGVAKEQQTEEQGEDPAPDYQKSDPSHSEPLPAQPHGPRKNKLDEPPAHQHDRYQHPWASDPELPTGEDSTSLVLEDFADVAGSLMDYGSEGDYLR; this comes from the exons atgaACACAGCCAACTCGACTCTGCTGGACAGCTTGTTCTTTGCCCCTCTCTGTGATGGCTGGACCAACAACACAGAGGGAGCCATCTACCAATTGGGCAACACCGTCCTGTTCCTGGGCTACATGGGGGGCAGCGGGGCCTACGGGTGCCTCTTCATCTTCGGCTTCCTGACTCCCGCCTTTGCGTGCCTGACCCTGTGGGGCTGGATGACGATGTGCGGCCTGGACGTCTTCACCTGGAACCTGCTTCTGCTGCTGGCCTGCTTGGTTCAGATCTGCCACCTTCTCTACAGGCTGCACCAGGAGGGCATGCGAAATGAGGAGCTGACCAACCTCTACCAAGCGGTCTACCTGCCGCTAGGCGTGCCCATCCATGTGTTCAAGGAGATCGCAAGAGCCTTTGAGAACAAGGTGGTGGAGCTAAAGGCAGGAGAGACGTACGCTGTGGAGGGCAAGACGCCCATCAACCAGCTGTCCTTTCTGCTGTCTGGGAG gatCAATGTATCTTTGGAGGGCCAGTTCCTGCATTACATCCACCGCCACCAGTTCCTTGACTCTCCAGAGTGGGAGTCTCTCAGACCAAATGAGGAGGGAAAGTTCCAG GTGACCCTGACAGCAGAGGAAGACACCCGCTACATCTCATGGCGCCGCCGCCGCCTCTACTTGCTGATGTCAAAGGATTGCTACATCGCCCGTATCTTCTCCATCATGCTGGGCTACGACATTGCAGAGAAGCTCTACAACCTCAACAACAAGCTTTACATTAAGAGTGGCGTGCTGTTGGACATCCGCCTGCCCAGCCTCTACCACGTGCTGGCCCCCTCCTCTCAGGGCAGCGAGGGTGGCAGCGGCAGCTGCAGTGACGGTGGAGTCGCCAAGGAACAGCAAACTGAAGAGCAGGGTGAAGACCCAGCGCCGGACTACCAGAAGTCTGATCCATCCCATTCTGAGCCCCTCCCGGCCCAACCGCATGGACCAAGGAagaacaaactggacgaacCTCCGGCCCACCAGCATGACCGTTACCAGCACCCCTGGGCGTCAGACCCGGAGCTGCCCACTGGTGAGGACTCCACCAGCCTGGTCCTGGAGGACTTTGCTGATGTGGCAGGCTCCTTAATGGATTATGGCAGTGAGGGGGATTATTTGAGGTAG
- the popdc2 gene encoding popeye domain-containing 2 isoform X2 → MNTANSTLLDSLFFAPLCDGWTNNTEGAIYQLGNTVLFLGYMGGSGAYGCLFIFGFLTPAFACLTLWGWMTMCGLDVFTWNLLLLLACLVQICHLLYRLHQEGMRNEELTNLYQAVYLPLGVPIHVFKEIARAFENKVVELKAGETYAVEGKTPINQLSFLLSGRINVSLEGQFLHYIHRHQFLDSPEWESLRPNEEGKFQVTLTAEEDTRYISWRRRRLYLLMSKDCYIARIFSIMLGYDIAEKLYNLNNKLYIKSGVLLDIRLPSLYHVLAPSSQGSEGGSGSCSDGGVAKEQQTEEQGEDPAPDYQKSDPSHSEPLPAQPHGPRKNKLDEPPAHQHDRYQHPWASDPELPTGGDSDGNIPPRFLRGRAPLAPTDTPKL, encoded by the exons atgaACACAGCCAACTCGACTCTGCTGGACAGCTTGTTCTTTGCCCCTCTCTGTGATGGCTGGACCAACAACACAGAGGGAGCCATCTACCAATTGGGCAACACCGTCCTGTTCCTGGGCTACATGGGGGGCAGCGGGGCCTACGGGTGCCTCTTCATCTTCGGCTTCCTGACTCCCGCCTTTGCGTGCCTGACCCTGTGGGGCTGGATGACGATGTGCGGCCTGGACGTCTTCACCTGGAACCTGCTTCTGCTGCTGGCCTGCTTGGTTCAGATCTGCCACCTTCTCTACAGGCTGCACCAGGAGGGCATGCGAAATGAGGAGCTGACCAACCTCTACCAAGCGGTCTACCTGCCGCTAGGCGTGCCCATCCATGTGTTCAAGGAGATCGCAAGAGCCTTTGAGAACAAGGTGGTGGAGCTAAAGGCAGGAGAGACGTACGCTGTGGAGGGCAAGACGCCCATCAACCAGCTGTCCTTTCTGCTGTCTGGGAG gatCAATGTATCTTTGGAGGGCCAGTTCCTGCATTACATCCACCGCCACCAGTTCCTTGACTCTCCAGAGTGGGAGTCTCTCAGACCAAATGAGGAGGGAAAGTTCCAG GTGACCCTGACAGCAGAGGAAGACACCCGCTACATCTCATGGCGCCGCCGCCGCCTCTACTTGCTGATGTCAAAGGATTGCTACATCGCCCGTATCTTCTCCATCATGCTGGGCTACGACATTGCAGAGAAGCTCTACAACCTCAACAACAAGCTTTACATTAAGAGTGGCGTGCTGTTGGACATCCGCCTGCCCAGCCTCTACCACGTGCTGGCCCCCTCCTCTCAGGGCAGCGAGGGTGGCAGCGGCAGCTGCAGTGACGGTGGAGTCGCCAAGGAACAGCAAACTGAAGAGCAGGGTGAAGACCCAGCGCCGGACTACCAGAAGTCTGATCCATCCCATTCTGAGCCCCTCCCGGCCCAACCGCATGGACCAAGGAagaacaaactggacgaacCTCCGGCCCACCAGCATGACCGTTACCAGCACCCCTGGGCGTCAGACCCGGAGCTGCCCACTG GAGGTGATAGTGATGGGAACATACCACCTCGATTCCTGAGGGGCAGAGCGCCGCTGGCTCCCACCGACACTCCCAAACTGTGA